In the Purpureocillium takamizusanense chromosome 5, complete sequence genome, one interval contains:
- a CDS encoding uncharacterized protein (SECRETED:SignalP(1-18~SECRETED:cutsite=ATA-QA~SECRETED:prob=0.5782)), whose translation MQLSMLLSSVALAAVATAQAPVTSLQAIVYRDPQFVGPSQQITSADRCIVLDRNTMSAEVGSIEIASGVVCTTYFDPECQNPNQRLGGSVSNISGARDAQSILCQGQRKPWL comes from the exons ATGCAGCTCTCCATGCTACTCTCCTccgtcgcgctggccgccgtcgcgacggCCCAAGCTCCCGTG ACTTCGTTGCAGGCCATCGTGTATCGCGACCCGCAGTTTGTTGGGCCGTCGCAGCAAATCACCTCGGCGGACCGGTGCATTGTCCTCGACCGCAACACCAT GTCTGCCGAGGTTGGTTCCATTGAAATCGCGTCGGGCGTTGTCTGCACCACCTACTT TGACCCCGAGTGCCAGAACCCGAATCAGCGCCTCGGAGGCTCAGTGTCCAATATCTCGGGCGCGCGTGATGCGCAGTCCATTCTCTGCCAGGGTCAAAGAAAGCCGTGGCTATAA